CTGCAGGTAGTTTCACGGCTGCTTCAGGACTGAAATGAAGCCTGGAAAACTACCTGTCTGCCCTGGTCTCTGAAGAACTCTCCAGCGTTGTCGATGACCTGCTCGTCCGTCAGATTGGAGTACGGCTGCTCCTGACAGACGCTCAGCATCTCCCACAGAGTCACGCCGAACGCCCACACGTCACTCGCCGTGGTGAACTTGCCCTGCCGTCACACAACCACGTCACCATCACTGACATACAGGGGCTCCATCAAAACAAGGTTGAGAAGGCAATCGATGCCACAGCTCCATCACACTGGTTCTGCTCTATCACATCGCACTGATGCAGAAAGGTAACAGACAGAAAGTCACTATGTAACTAGATGGTTCTTATCATGTTATTAGTAACTGGGTTGAacgatttttttattttcaaatactcATTGGATGAGAATATCATTAACAATTGATTTCATTCAATCATTGACACTTATTTTTCCACGTTTTCCATTTTACAGTTAAACTACAATAATGACTAAGACACATTAGGATACAAAAGATAAAAttctgaaaatacaaataatgtctgttttgtcttgtgcaaAGATTgaagatgtaaaaaaatatataaaatggtAAAATAAAGTTTATCTGCTTTGGATTACCTGGGTTTATTTCGGTTTTATGGCtgtatatttgtaaaaaaaaacatgcaatagGTACTATAGAGTGCTTTTGTCCCTTTTCTCAAtacaaattacattttcaatgcCAGGCTTGTCGACATCACAGTGAGTTTTCAACTGGATCCTTCAACTTAATAACATGGTAAGAACTCTAAACTCTGCTTATAAGTAAAGTGAAattataaacaacaaataaacaaaactttCACTCCTGGACTTGTATCATCAGCTTTTCTTCCAGTTAGTCTGGgtaggactgagcagcctggtggtctctctcTGTGAGACTCACTGGAATGACCCGCCTTTTAAGTCAAAATTTACAGTTTAAAAGTTAACAGTGTAAACAGACGGCTTGTCAAGGGCTAAAGGTTTATCTTATGTTGGGATCATGAGCTGCTGACGCAGTGAAAGCTGAGACTTCCTCTACAGTCTGAGTGGAGACGGAAGCGGTCAGAAGGTTCTCACCATCAGGATACACTCCCAGGCCATCCAGCGGATGGGCAGCACGGCCCGGCCCTGGATCCTGTAGTAATCTCCAGCGTACAGGTTCCTGCTCATCCCGAAGTCTGCGATCTTGATGTGGCGCTCGCCGCTGGGATCTCCCCCGCTGTCGCCCAGCTCTCCTCCCACCAGGCAGTTCCGCGTGGCCAGGTCTCGGTGAACAAAGTTGAGCGAGGACAGGAACTTCATTCCTGATGCGATCTGGCTCGCCATGGAGATCAGAGCCGGGTAGCTGCGGGTTGAAACACCACACCGTCAGTCAACAGAACCAGGAGGTCCAGGCAGTCTGGAGCTTCGGCTACCTGACGGTGGGGGAATTATGTGAAGGTCCGGTCTTGTCCAGAAGCACCCGCTGGGACAGGTACTGGTTCAGGTCTCCACACTCCATGTACTCGGTCACCATGCAGAGTGGGtcgctgctcacacacacacccagcagACGGATGATGTTCGGGTCCTTCAGCCGAGACAGAATCTTCACTTCCTTCAGGAAGTCGTTCCTGGAGGGGGCGACAGAGAGCTCTCATGATGCTGCCATATAATATCGTTTACTGTAGACCTTACAGAAACTAACCTGGCGTTCTTGGACGCATCCGGGCGCAGTATCTTCACCGCTACCAGCAGAGGGCGTCCTTTCCTCACATTAAAGGGGAACTCCAGGCTTGGCAGGTCCTGAGGGTTTTCTATTTCACACAGGTGCACCTTTCCAGCAACAGAGCACAGACGTCAAAACCAAAACCCCTCAAGCCCGCTCACGTATTGCGACCTTATGTGACCTCACCTCTCCAAACTGACCCTCTCCCAGCTTCTCCTTGAACACGAGGAAGTGCCTGGGCAGCTCGGGGAGGGGGGAGGCGTCGGCCCCGGGGCTGGTGGACGCCAAGGCGGGGACGGCATAGGTGTTGTTACCGCTGACGCCCTGCAAGCTCACGATGTCGGCCTCGGCATAGTGAGGGACGCTCGGAGGGAGTGGGGGGGACACGGGCGGGGACAGGTTAGGATAAGGCGGTGACCCGGGGTATGGAGGGGGTTCCTCGTGCGCTCCCTTCTCCAGTTCCAGCTCCATCGCTGGGGAGGGGGAGCACAGGATCCATTTCAGAGCGACAAACACAGAAGAGTCGGCTAACTAGCCTGTCacccagcaggaagtgaagaagtGTGGAATCATAAGGCGGTTTTGGATTTGGAGTGTCGATAAGCATCTGAGAGACGGATTATCCAGCTGCGCAGAATCAATCCAGATCTCTCTTTCACTTTAACATCAATTCTAACATGAACAGACTTTCTCCTTACCCTTCTGGAATCACATGAATAAAAGAAGTGGGCACTTTTGAACCCATTGCAGGAAGtcggaaaaaaaatctaacctTCCCAAACTTATGACTTGTCCCTCTTCAGTTTAGTCACTGAATCTAGAAGCTTTGCCCAAGTTGCCTTAAGTTGGGGCACTTTTGGTCCACTTCACTAATAcaagaattaaataaataaataaaaaagaatgatTTTCCAGTTTGCTTCTTTCTAAACTGAGATCTGGATCAGCCCTGGCGCAGAGGAGGAGCTTCATGATTCCACAGTGAACATGCAGCAACACGTGGAGAAGATGAATGACACAGACGGTCgtgagaaagaagaggaagactcaTGCAACCTCTTCCTCACATCTGGTTTGGTTTACAGGAGCAGACGGTCgcaccactgctgctcctgtaaGGGGTTGTTAGTAGTACGACTCCCTTCGGTCTCCATCGTCTTACCATGAGGCACATTGAGGCTCTTTTCTTGAGCCTTGGAGGTGCCGGCGCCTCCTAGAGGCCTGGTGGCTTTTCTGTGATCTGACAGGAGCAGGTGATAGGCCGGGTTGTTTAGCAGCAAGGctgaacacgcacacacacacaaccacacaccaGACCGGGCAGGGCAGGACACACGCAGGCAGGCACCGTAATATAGGtcacataaacaaaacaaaaacacaaaagtgcaGGACTCAGTTAGCATTATATAAAAGACAGAGGGGCTCAGGGGGAGGGGACTGGTGCAGGGaggacaaaacaaaagagaacacATTAAAGCGAGCCATGAAATGAGTCGGTTATTTCAAACTGAGCATGCCAACCTCCGAACGACCAACACAACCAGGTTTCTCCCTAAAAAAAACCAACCTCTTTGTACATCTTCCACTCAGGATTCGACTACAGCCCTCCCCATGTGGTTCCTACACCAGAGGCCACGTTTTCTTCCCCCCCGCTGCTTGTTTATTGATGCGACCCGCAAACCGCTTTTGGAAGCAAATATGATGCAATGTGTGTAAACTTGAGTCATCAAAGTCAGTCCACATGAAAGAGCTCCACGTCGCCTGTGTGTCGACTGTGCATCAGTCCACATCAGCGCACGACAGATTGTATATTCCCGCATGTCAGCATGTTCTGCATCACCATGCTTCTGATTTACGTCTCGCTTCTTATGTCGGTTAGAGCTGGTGAGAGGCAGACGGGACGGGGTTCCGTCATATGAAACATGTCGGGCTCTGTGAACCATGCATCTCATTTAACTGCTACTTAAACAATTTGATGGTACAATGACCGTCTGAGGAGCCTCAGTTGTCACAGCAGCGGAACTTATTTGGAGTTTAATGTAAACTAGCAAGCGACATTCTTAACTGAGAATGTCCcctaaaccagtgattcttgaCCATGAAGCCGGGGCCCATGTTTGGACCGCGAGCGCCTTCTAGACGGCTGCTAAAAGCTTTTTAGTTTTACGTATGGTGGTAGtcgtgagtcactgaattgacttgacagctgcaaatctgtgatagttaccaactgtggagaagttcttgaaaagaaaaaatgataaagaaagtgatgccgtgCCCAACAGTAaaagctgttcatgaaagcaactgttgaagcagttttgaaaattccAATCCCACGATTCTAGAAGTATAATTCCTATTGACAATTTTGGTGTTCTGTTTGGACTATTTGACTATTATTACTGGGAACTTAGTGAACACGTTATGCTGTCATTACTTTCACGGATTGTTTCTCATTGCTGGTTTGTTACATCggcaagggaaaaaaaaacctgggcTTGCGTCTCCGGTACGTATAAACACCACAGCACTGCTCAGTCATTTAACACAGGAAGCAAGGGTACACACAAGACAAGCTGAACTCACCGGAACTGTCTCTGTAGTCCCGGGGCCGCAGCAGAGCGCTGGGCTCCTGGTACTCCCCCTCGCCTTCCCGCTCGTGGTCGTCGGGGAAAGTGTGGATCCTCTGGTATCGGCTGGAGTAGCTGTGCGTGTTGTTGATGACCACGTTGTCCGTGGGGACGGAGAGATGGACGCGCAGCTCGTCGTTGGACAAACTTCCCTGAGCCTGGAGGAGGGGACACTTGTCAACACCGACATGTTCAGAttttttattgatattgttCATTGCTTGAAGGCAGAATCAGGTCGGATGTTTTCATTGTTACATGGGACATCAACAAAAGAAATGGTGGAGAATCCTCATCTTAAAGAAGAGAAGTGAGCAACAAAGCTTGAAACTATTTGCATTCACCCGAACAGAAGGAGAACAATAGACTCCTCACCTTCCCCAGGATCTTCTTCCAGTACTGCCTCCACAGAATCACGGCGATgatggccagcagcagcaggatgatgcCCACCAGGCAGCCAATCAGAATGGCCGTGTTGCTGCTGTCATCCTTGGCTACAGGAAGTCCCGCCCTTGGCGACACAGCAGCAAATTCTGAACCTGAGAGAGAAACACGAATCCTTCAGGAGTCTGACGTGACCAACATTTCACATGAAAGAGGCAGCGTGTCAGCGAGACGGCCAGCAGGCTTATTAAACTGTGAACGGCAAGTCGGGGCGCTCTGAGGTCAGGGCGACGGATTCGGTTTCATCAGGATCATCTCTGATGGGGACTGTCTGCTGCAGCCTGGAGGACAGAATGTGAAGATCGTGTAGCTGCACAACAATCCATCACTCAACAGTCATCTGATCCTGCTTGAGGGTCCACGGCAGCGTGTCATTTGTAAGAGGGATAAAAGACTTCGGTAAGTATAGTTTGGGCTGAATGTGGCTCGTAAAGATCCCCATAAAACCTCCCACAGGACTGACTGACAAGACAAATTCATCACTTAAGATGAACATAAGGAACATGCTGATGTTTGAGAAGCGCTAGGGTTCCAGAGTTTCATCTCACGCTTCTTCAGTCTGCACATGATTTCACAATCGGCCATTACATGTTGACCTCCTGTTTCATACAGTAGACCACCAGGAGAAGATGGCACGGAGGTCCAACCTCAGCACCCACGCTGCTCTACCCTCCAACCTGATATACTCCACGTGCTTCGGGCTCCTCCAGGAGGCCACCTAAAATAACTAAATAGTTTCAAGCAATGACACTGCAATGATGTCAAGAAGCACTCGGACAGAGGAACATTCCTGAGCAGCGTCAGTTTAGCCTCCTGGCGTTCCATTGTGTATTCCAAGTTGTTTTCAAGAGAGTTATAGCACTTCAGTAGCAATTCTTCTGAGCAACATTCATCTGCTAAAGCAGCACCAGAAAAAGGTTCCAGTTGTACGAGTGAAAAATATTAATACTGTTTTGTTATGTAGAACAGATCCAATTCCACGAATCTGCACAGCGAGAACCCAGGGAGCCGTGTTGTTGTCACGCATAAACATAATGTATAAGAGTATTTTTCCTGCAGCTGTATATCTCCCACACCAGGGGagatagagagagggagagaacgCAGCGCCAAATCCTGCCCAGTAATCCCCTCTTCTATTATACTTCATACTCTGCCGAGCACCACGACAGTTTTAAGACGCTGGAGAAGAGCCAAGAGCGGATGGAGCGACTCTCCCTCCCACAGCCTGCTCTCAGCTGGTGTTTTTAACTCTCACCTGACGGCGTCCAGTTACCGGTGGTGTGCGCCCCGGAGCCCGTGGTGGAGAGGgaggctggaggagagcgagggaTGGTCGAGGAGGAAAGTGGGGATGGAGAGAAAAATGACTCATGAAATGTGGCACAGTAATGAGCTGCTCTGTTCACAGACATGCCAGTCTTCACTGTGGAAGGATGAGTCTCCACGACCAGGCTGAAAACCTCCACTAATTTCTTATTTTGGAGACGTGGATCTCAGAGAATTTAAATCTCCTTTTAATCGCCTGACTCATTGTGTTGGATTAGTGCCCTCATTTCTGCTTGTTCCCTCTGAACAATTATAATTGTTATCAGTTGTGCTGACTAAGACTGTAAAGAAAAATCACATGACCCCAAAGCCAGCAGTTTCAAATTCCCTAATGGTCTGATAAGGTTTTCAATCTTCCAGTCGCTGCTTCTCTCTAGAGTTGTTTACCTTTGTGACCTGCTCTGGCTTTGGTTCCTGCCCATTACACCTAAATGACAACTGAAAGTTAAGAAATAAATAGAGctacatttaaacaaatatttaaaagtttttttaattttccgtTTTTCTCCCACTCTAAAAGGGGCTACACAAACCCATACCAGATGAGTTATGATCTTGACAACAACATTAGTATAATTTATGAAGTATAGtttagatagataaatagatatcCCTTATTTGGATCTAGTTTCCTATGTTTTTAGTGTGCATTTACGTCAAAATCACTCCAGATTTTCACTGCTTTTTTGCCTTCTTTCTTCTGGATAATTTTGATTCTCATTTCACAGTAGGTCAAAATTTTCATCAGGCATCTTTTGATAGTATGTCGGTGCATGACTGATGGCTGAagagaatgaaaaacagaagcaaGTGATGGGAGATGGTGAGGACAAGGATGAGACGGAAAGAAAGGACTCACCAGGAGGAATGGCGGAGGAGTTGGAGGAGCTCGACGTGGGAGAGGAAGAAGTGTTGTGAGCGAGAACAGAAGTCGTGGTGGGTGCCAACGGCAGATTCGGTGGCAATGAATTAGGCTGCAGGACACCATCTTCAAAAGGCTCTGTAGAAGATGAGGATGTAAAATAAGATTCTAAAGAAGCCAAACTGATACTGTTTCCTACCGGAGACGAAGGAGATCTCGCTGAGGAGCAGCCAGCGGTCGGTGAAGTAGAACTTGCAGAGGAGAATCTGAGCGACTCGGCCACCCAGCGGTAGCGTGATGGTGCGGGACGACGGGTCCTTCAGGTCCTCCAGAGGGACCAGCAGGATGAGCGGAGGGCTGGACCACGGATGCAGGAGGATTGGCTTAAACATGCACTCCACTTTGTTGAAAACCCGAACCCCGAGGGTGTGCCGGTTGTTGCTGTGCACCTACAGACAGGAAGGGAAGAAGTATGAAGGGGGATTGGTGGAAAACACCTGGATGATTTTGGACAAGCGAGGAGCTTGCAGATTAATTTACCGTGTAGAGGAAGAAGGGGATTCAATTACTAAACAAAATTAAAGAGACATTCTCATCCTGTTTGGCTTTAATTGCTTTGGCACGAGGCGGTGCTCACGAGAGAGAAGAACCAAATGAACCACAGAAGAAAAAATTGCCCGGTAAAGAGCGCCGTTTTGTAGGCAGGACAGATGCTGCCGAGAAATGAGGATGAAAAAGCAGCCACAATATCCATTTTAATAAAATTAGTGCAGCTGCGCTCAGACTCAGCCAGTTAATAGacaatcttaaaataaaaacctcCGAGAGCTCACTCGCAGAAACCAACAGGACAACAACATAAATGACATCTGATTAGTATTATCAATAACAATCCCACTTCCTTAATACGTTGTAGATGAGCTTCAGTCACAGCTCCATTATGAGAGCGGTTGCTTGCTGATTTGCATGGCTCCCGGACATCAAGACCTTAAATCCCGCTGAGACTGACACGGTTCATCATTTCACTGGGATCCACTGTACAACACAACATCCTCCACTGGTCTCAGCTTTGgtcacatgaacacacatttCATCAACACTGTGGCACAGTAGATCATGTGGGATTCAGTCAGGGTTCAGGGTAAGTTGGACCTTAGTGTGACTGGTTGAGGAAATATGAGTGTAACGGTTAAAGGGGCTTTTACACCATGGATTTTGTCTCGAGATGAGGTCTGCAGTTTCTGCCTGGAGAGTGGCTAAAGCCGGGGAGGGAAATGAAATTTCCTctagggccacattatatactacgactgttgtgaggggccgacAGAAGAACAGAAGCGAACTAGACATACATTTAACTTCAATTTTGTTActaaaatacaataaacaagaagaacattttgaaaaagaGTAATTATGGCACAATATTGTTTGCCTATACATTTGTGAATATTGTCTTACTACACTGAAGGTCTTTAAAGCAGCGAGTatgtaatatattttaatttttttgttaatGATTCAATATAACTTAATAGCTttgggggaagaaaaacagacgGGAAAATGTGGGGAAAAGGTAGTAATGAAGATATAATATAATACTATAGATCAGATGTCAGGGCCATTGCGGACGGATGGAGTTGAATGTTTAGGTCCAATTGAGACTTATAGGATTTGTTTCCACCAAATGTAATAGTCGGGGACAAAAGACTTAAGATGCCAGCCATGACAGAGACACAAAAGCAGTCAaggaaatgaatggaaataaagGCAAAGCCATGATACTATtgaactcttcctcctctttcacctcAGGTTCTTAAACTTTATTGGCTCATAAATTCATCAGCAGAATTTACTTTCCACCTGCTTtgatttggatttatttttattaccaTTTTATCTTTGCTAATCCTCCCATTAACATGAAGTCATTACTTATTTGACGTGATTGTCGCTGAGAGACGGGAGGATGAAGGCGATTATTTTTCCTCTGAACAAGGAGAAGTGAAGCGGAGCCGCTCTGGCAGGTTTACGACCAACCTCACACCAACTCCGGGACGGGCCGGCATAATCAGATCCAcatgttaacacacacacacacacacacacgtacagatGCAGGAAGAACAGCTGCCCCAGATGCTGAGTTGACATGAAACTGACTCTTTCTGGACGGCACCGATGTTGCTAATGGAGGTGGTGTTCCAATAAGTCAACAGAAAGGAGGTAACTCGCTACTCCATCGGGGAATATGGCTTCGCTGACATGCACGGAGCATAAAACCTCTTTCATTAAACTTTACCTGCTTCATCACAATCACCGATTTAGTCCCGCCTGAAATATTTCCAGTGAAAACCTACAGAGGAACATCACAGTGTGTGACCACTCTGACGTGTCAAAGGTCGACAGGAAATCCAGGTTAGAAGTGACAAAAGGCCAAATAACACATTTCCCTCTGGGAGAGTAATTAGTCGCAGGTTAAGTACGCGTGGTCCGCAGAGACACGTCCAGAAAGACTTGGGTTCAGGTTCCCACTCTTATTTacctgacctgtgtgtgtgacataTCCGCTCCGCTGCAGGAGCGTAACACTGAAAGTCAGCTGAGTTTAGAGAGAGAGGGCCACGGGGGGAAAAGGCAGGAAAACTGgataagcagaagaaaaacacaaggcAGACCAGTGGGGTTTTAAAAGGCAAAGAAAAGACGGGAAAAAAAGGTGGCATGCCATCAAACAATGCCTGTAGAGCTTCAGGTTTTATTGGAACAGCCGGGCTTACACGCTGTGGCTGTAAGACTTTCTTAACGTGAAACAGCATCCAGATAATTTGACAGTAAAGACAGAAAGAGATGTTGAAAATTTCGCAGCACTGTCAAAACCCCAAAAACCTTGATAGTCTTTCAACATCTTGGGACACTTCAATCGGCAACAGTGTCAGTCGTAGATCTCCACTTGttggagctggagaagcagtAGCTGCTGTAGTTGTGGCGGCGTGAGTTGTTGGCTGTGGTACTGTTTTGAGAGTTGATTTGGGGCTGACAGTTCAATAAGAACTttgataacaaaaacaaatatgagcTCAAATCTCAAAgctgtttgaacaaaaattgcagaacaacctttttttgttttcagttactGAACTAATCGCTACGGAGACTGACAATCCACCTGCAATCCTGACCCAAACAAAAGCCACACACAAAAACCTCAACAAACTCAGTGGAGATGAAGCCAGCGGTGACAGGAGCACAAACAACACGGCACATTAAAACTAATGAAATGGCTGCAAAGCCATTCTGCTTCAAATGACGCCTTGTGTTTCGTTGGGATCTAATTCTGAGCCGATAGGAATCCCTCCAAGTTCTTAAGAATCTTTACTAGACACAACAATAAAGGCAGATCCTAATGTGCACACTAAATCATAAGTGCAAGCTAATACAGTCACTTCAGTGAGCACCTCGCTGCTTTCATTTAAAGACTATTACTTTCATAACCACCTCACTTTATTCTCTCAGCCAGAATGCACCCATTCTGGTTATTCAATATCAACAACCTTTATGATCTTTTCACCATTTAACTTCAAGTCATCAAGGACTAACAGGAGCTGGATGACcatcacacacatgctcttGTCTCTCTTTAAACCACAGTGGAGCAGAGTGAGAGGGGAATAAAAAACTCTGGAATCATTTCAGACAAAGCGAAGGACGAGAATCTGGTACTGATGAGTGAGGGTTGTTATCCATTCACTCTGATATGTGGCTGAACTTGACTCAACATTGGCTATTTTAAGATTCTGCAGCAGGAGAGCAGTTCTTGATAACCTTGTGTTTAGCTAAAGTCCCAGCGGAGCTGGACATCACATTATTAATAGCAAGAGGGGGAATTTTCGGCAAGCTGGATCTTGAGGTTTCAGAAGTGAAATGCATTCATGTCTTCAATAAACGTGGTCACCAACCTGCATTTTGTGGAACACACGTGGCTTCTCAAACTGGAACTCGATGTCCACGCTGCCTTGTCCAAGAACGTCTCTGTTCCAACCGAGGTAGTCGTACCCCGGCCACACTCGAAGCTCCTTGGTTTCCAGAAAGTCGTCTCCCCCGAGGACGCCGTCGCACAGCTGGCCCAGGCCCCCGAACTGCACCCTGGAAACAAACGCACACCCAACTCAAattttctgaaaaataaaaagaactgtTTCTGCTGCTAATGGTCGACGTGAGCATTCCAGCTTTGATTTCTTAAAACTGTTCAATATTTTTTAGAACGGCATCATTATTTTTGGATTACAAAACGCAGTCGCCTTCCATAACAATTCATCTGTGGTCTTTCCTGGGGAATACTATTCTCATTTCTGAGCATTTTATTCAAAAGCAACACACAAATGAGCCAGGCTGCTACACACACTCACGTCACACACCTCAACAAACCCAGTTCTACAAAACAAGGTCACCAAATgagtccaacaacaacacacacatctgcTACCAATTATTCTGGATCACATCAAAAGTGTTACCTCACTAGGCAAAGCATATCAGGCCCGAGAGCCACACGACCCATCCACGTGCGGACCCCATCTACGGCTCCCCGCTCTCACACAACAGCACTTTGCCAAGACATCAGTGGACAGGAAACAGGCCTGAAAATGTCCACTCCCCAACGATTACTCTGCGCCACAGAGTTTGGATGAAACTTCAATGCTAACAGATGTTGTTTGTAAATCATGTCAGGCTGTTTACTGTTTACTCTTGAAACTATGTAGAACAGCCACTGGATGTGATAACAGACATCTTGCTTCACAAGTCGCTGAGTGAGTTACCTCTGTTCTGTGCTTCCATCGTAGGTGGAGTCGTTCAGGTACACGGGCATGCCGGACAGGTTCATGACGTGACCCAGTGGAGCTGTGTAGGCTTTCAGACCGTCTGAGAGATACAGAGAAGGACAAGCGTTTGAAGTGTGTGAAAACAAATTATACCTACATGTATAGCGATGATCACTTCACCTGTAACATTTGTACAGTCACAATGTTCACAGGGCAGCACTGGAATATATGAGGAAGGATCAAAACTTCacccattcattttctttgacAGTATGACAGACAGTATGTGGATGGATATAAAGACTGACATTGCAACAAATGAACGGATTTGCACCACTACGACTAAGGTAATGgtaagaacaaaacaaaacaaaaccgaaACATGGCCGCACACATCTAAAAATCAACCCAAAATGATTCAAAACCAAAGACAATGCAATGATCTGCCGGGAAGACAATGTTGACCACATTCGTATCCGAGTGGCCACACAATACGTGTTTGTGCCGGGTGTGtcagaaacatgtcagaaaacATGCAACGTTCCCAGGCTTGAAACATccatttaaataaaagcaaggCTGATACCAATAATGCCAAACCACGATACAATGTGGACTTTTAAAAATACCAGATTTCATCAgcacagtcacatgaaagttgatttattctAGTGACACTTTCTACTTTCAAACAGAGATCGGTGTGTGGGCTGTATTAGTGAGAATCTTATCGAGTGAAAGGTGATAGAAATCCAGAACATCACAAAACTGAACAAGGGACAACACATTACCCAGATTAATCTACACATTTGCCTGTTGTTCAGTCCATAACACATATTGGAAATTCCAAATTGTCCTGCGACTGCGCGGCGCCCCCCTGAATAAAGAGCAGCAtcacattcactcagttaatgTTTAACAGTTCCCagtgctgtgggaggaaatgctttttaaCTGTAAAGTCAGAGAAACAGTACACAGCTCTGGCCGCTGTCGCCTCAGCGAGCATTAACCGCTGAAACACAGGCCTTTGCACACACAGGGGTGACATCAGCCCGCTGCTCTGTTAAGCATTACAAAGAATAGGTGACTTTAAAACTGAGTCCAAAGGAGGGCAACTCCAGTCTGCATGACGGTGTGTTTCTGTACTGCCCACATTTACATGCACTGAAAACAATGAGTAAGATGATTGGCAGTCAGGTCTGTTGACACCAGAAGACTATTCACACACATGAATTATTTGTCTCTGCTGTAcatctattgtttttttatacatttagcTAGTTTTAATGGGGGCAGTCTATGAGATTGTCTGACCGCCTGCTTGCTTCATTTCTTGGCACTACATGATTTAGTTCACAGAGGCTGGgcagtaataaataaatgatcaaacGTATGAGCAGTCTCATACGTTTGAGCCTTAACCAATAAACACTGTGATCGGAGCTGGACCTTTTGTGCTGGAACTTATAGCTTCCTATAAATTTTATTCAAGGCGTCTCAAAAAGAGATATATTATTATCATATCTTGTAAAGCCCACCCAGTGAAACATATACACAGTGATATTTTGCCGCCAGCTAACATAACTGAGTCAtattagaatatattttttcaaagaCATTTCCCCTGAAGAAAAAAGTCCAGGAACTTCTCGCCTCGACGACAGCTCTGATTTACTGATGGAGTCTGAGGGAAGAGGCCAGAGAGGAGGTCAGCCAACAAT
This window of the Synchiropus splendidus isolate RoL2022-P1 chromosome 12, RoL_Sspl_1.0, whole genome shotgun sequence genome carries:
- the ddr1 gene encoding epithelial discoidin domain-containing receptor 1 isoform X3; translation: MTSPTLQLLLLAVATVLVSSSEDHEWHFNPAHCRYALGMEDGTIPDSDITASSSWSESTEAKHGRLSSGEGDGAWCPAAAVFPTASEYLQIDLHKLHFLALVGTQGRHADGHGQEFARSYRLRYSRDGVKWMTWRDRGGQDVVTGNENTYDVVLKDLGPPIVARMIRFYPLADRVMSVCLRVELYGCLWDDGLKAYTAPLGHVMNLSGMPVYLNDSTYDGSTEQRVQFGGLGQLCDGVLGGDDFLETKELRVWPGYDYLGWNRDVLGQGSVDIEFQFEKPRVFHKMQVHSNNRHTLGVRVFNKVECMFKPILLHPWSSPPLILLVPLEDLKDPSSRTITLPLGGRVAQILLCKFYFTDRWLLLSEISFVSEPFEDGVLQPNSLPPNLPLAPTTTSVLAHNTSSSPTSSSSNSSAIPPGSEFAAVSPRAGLPVAKDDSSNTAILIGCLVGIILLLLAIIAVILWRQYWKKILGKAQGSLSNDELRVHLSVPTDNVVINNTHSYSSRYQRIHTFPDDHEREGEGEYQEPSALLRPRDYRDSSALLLNNPAYHLLLSDHRKATRPLGGAGTSKAQEKSLNVPHAMELELEKGAHEEPPPYPGSPPYPNLSPPVSPPLPPSVPHYAEADIVSLQGVSGNNTYAVPALASTSPGADASPLPELPRHFLVFKEKLGEGQFGEVHLCEIENPQDLPSLEFPFNVRKGRPLLVAVKILRPDASKNARNDFLKEVKILSRLKDPNIIRLLGVCVSSDPLCMVTEYMECGDLNQYLSQRVLLDKTGPSHNSPTVSYPALISMASQIASGMKFLSSLNFVHRDLATRNCLVGGELGDSGGDPSGERHIKIADFGMSRNLYAGDYYRIQGRAVLPIRWMAWECILMGKFTTASDVWAFGVTLWEMLSVCQEQPYSNLTDEQVIDNAGEFFRDQGRQVYLNRPAVCPQGLYELMLSCWNRDCKLRPSFGYIHSFLTEDAMNMV
- the ddr1 gene encoding epithelial discoidin domain-containing receptor 1 isoform X1 — its product is MTSPTLQLLLLAVATVLVSSSEDHEWHFNPAHCRYALGMEDGTIPDSDITASSSWSESTEAKHGRLSSGEGDGAWCPAAAVFPTASEYLQIDLHKLHFLALVGTQGRHADGHGQEFARSYRLRYSRDGVKWMTWRDRGGQDVVTGNENTYDVVLKDLGPPIVARMIRFYPLADRVMSVCLRVELYGCLWDDGLKAYTAPLGHVMNLSGMPVYLNDSTYDGSTEQRVQFGGLGQLCDGVLGGDDFLETKELRVWPGYDYLGWNRDVLGQGSVDIEFQFEKPRVFHKMQVHSNNRHTLGVRVFNKVECMFKPILLHPWSSPPLILLVPLEDLKDPSSRTITLPLGGRVAQILLCKFYFTDRWLLLSEISFVSEPFEDGVLQPNSLPPNLPLAPTTTSVLAHNTSSSPTSSSSNSSAIPPASLSTTGSGAHTTGNWTPSGSEFAAVSPRAGLPVAKDDSSNTAILIGCLVGIILLLLAIIAVILWRQYWKKILGKAQGSLSNDELRVHLSVPTDNVVINNTHSYSSRYQRIHTFPDDHEREGEGEYQEPSALLRPRDYRDSSALLLNNPAYHLLLSDHRKATRPLGGAGTSKAQEKSLNVPHAMELELEKGAHEEPPPYPGSPPYPNLSPPVSPPLPPSVPHYAEADIVSLQGVSGNNTYAVPALASTSPGADASPLPELPRHFLVFKEKLGEGQFGEVHLCEIENPQDLPSLEFPFNVRKGRPLLVAVKILRPDASKNARNDFLKEVKILSRLKDPNIIRLLGVCVSSDPLCMVTEYMECGDLNQYLSQRVLLDKTGPSHNSPTVSYPALISMASQIASGMKFLSSLNFVHRDLATRNCLVGGELGDSGGDPSGERHIKIADFGMSRNLYAGDYYRIQGRAVLPIRWMAWECILMGKFTTASDVWAFGVTLWEMLSVCQEQPYSNLTDEQVIDNAGEFFRDQGRQVYLNRPAVCPQGLYELMLSCWNRDCKLRPSFGYIHSFLTEDAMNMV